A genomic stretch from Solanum stenotomum isolate F172 chromosome 8, ASM1918654v1, whole genome shotgun sequence includes:
- the LOC125872113 gene encoding 40S ribosomal protein S15a-1, whose translation MVRVSVLNDALKSMYNAEKRGKRQVMIRPSSKVIIKFLIVMQKHGYIGEFEYVDDHRSGKIVVELNGRLNKCGVISPRFDVGVKEIEGWTARLLPSRQFGYIVLTTSAGIMDHEEARRKNVGGKVLGFFY comes from the exons ATGGTACGAGTAAGTGTGTTGAATGATGCTCTTAAGAGCATGTACAATGCTGAGAAGAGGGGAAAGCGCCAGGTCATGATTAGGCCTTCTTCAAAAGTCATCATCAAGTTTCTCATTGTCATGCAAAAGCATG GGTACATTGGAGAATTTGAGTATGTTGATGATCATAGATCAGGGAAAATTGTTGTTGAACTGAATGGTAGGCTGAACAAATGTGGTGTCATTAGTCCTCGCTTTGATGTTGGAGTTAAGGAGATTGAAGGGTGGACCGCAAGATTGTTGCCTTCCAGACAG TTTGGATACATTGTACTGACCACCTCCGCCGGTATTATGGACCACGAGGAGGCTAGAAGGAAGAATGTTGGTGGAAAGGTTCTTGGTTTCTTTTATTAA